Proteins encoded by one window of Bradyrhizobium sp. B097:
- the flbT gene encoding flagellar biosynthesis repressor FlbT — MALKVELKPNERIIVGNCVITNTDQRARLLIDGDRIPILREKDILTPETADTPAKLIYLAVQLMYLSPDPMAHHPTYFSLVRDIITAMPSAWPFIESVNNLILNGDLYHALKESKKLIAHEEKLLETARGQRNGNQDDTRKSA, encoded by the coding sequence ATGGCCCTGAAGGTCGAACTCAAACCGAACGAGCGCATCATCGTCGGCAATTGCGTGATCACCAACACTGATCAGCGCGCCCGCCTCTTGATCGACGGCGACCGCATCCCGATCCTGCGCGAGAAGGATATCCTGACGCCGGAGACCGCGGACACGCCGGCGAAGCTGATCTATCTCGCGGTGCAGCTGATGTATCTGTCGCCGGACCCGATGGCGCACCACCCGACCTATTTCAGCCTGGTGCGCGACATCATCACCGCGATGCCCAGCGCGTGGCCGTTCATCGAAAGCGTCAACAACCTGATCCTCAACGGCGATCTCTATCACGCGCTGAAGGAGTCCAAGAAGCTGATCGCGCATGAGGAGAAGCTGCTGGAAACCGCGCGCGGTCAGCGAAACGGCAATCAGGACGATACCCGCAAGAGCGCGTAG